One window from the genome of Leptospira levettii encodes:
- the eboE gene encoding metabolite traffic protein EboE encodes MRTKFGHVTYCSNIHLGESWEDHFEELKTYLPKIKTQFSPNEPFGIGLRLSNEASVSLSQSDTLFEWKKWLKQESMYVISINGFPYGGFHSEVVKEGVYHPDWSTLERYEYTKRLFFLLNEMLPEGEEGGVSTPPLSYLYFDSNETDLVKRKKNCTHYIIQTLVDLIRIKKKESRILHLDIEPEPDGFLGTFVNLVNWYENELLPMAIPILNQEFGFDEGIAIQNTKEHIRFCLDVCHLAVTHEINDVLFSELKRTGIKVGRIQVSSALKVDFSESIEGKLKLLKPFDEKKYLHQVVAVKQNGTKLSFKDLGEAIMNGAELGEEWRIHFHVPIFLDSYGEFLSTQEELLTVLKMQKQFPFTNVLEIETYTWNVLPTPLQISLESSIIRELDWLKTNLSEKKN; translated from the coding sequence TTGAGAACAAAATTTGGACATGTAACCTATTGTTCCAATATCCATTTGGGAGAATCATGGGAAGACCATTTTGAAGAATTAAAAACCTATCTACCTAAAATCAAAACACAATTTTCACCGAATGAACCTTTTGGAATTGGCCTTCGATTGTCAAATGAAGCTTCGGTAAGCCTTAGCCAATCGGATACTCTATTCGAATGGAAAAAATGGCTCAAACAGGAGTCGATGTATGTGATATCAATCAATGGATTTCCGTATGGAGGATTCCATTCCGAAGTTGTGAAAGAAGGTGTTTATCATCCGGATTGGTCAACTCTCGAAAGGTATGAATATACAAAACGGTTGTTTTTTTTATTAAATGAAATGTTACCAGAAGGCGAAGAAGGAGGTGTTTCCACGCCTCCACTTTCGTATCTCTATTTTGATTCCAATGAAACGGATTTAGTCAAAAGAAAAAAAAATTGTACTCATTACATCATTCAAACTTTAGTCGACCTAATCCGAATCAAAAAAAAGGAATCACGAATCCTACACTTAGACATTGAACCAGAACCTGATGGTTTCCTCGGAACCTTTGTTAACTTGGTGAATTGGTATGAAAATGAACTTTTGCCAATGGCAATACCAATCTTAAATCAAGAATTTGGATTTGATGAAGGAATTGCCATCCAAAATACCAAAGAACATATTCGATTTTGTTTGGATGTATGCCACCTAGCAGTGACACACGAGATTAATGATGTTTTATTTTCAGAGTTAAAACGAACTGGAATCAAAGTGGGTAGGATCCAAGTGAGTTCCGCATTGAAGGTGGATTTTTCCGAATCGATCGAAGGAAAACTCAAATTATTAAAACCATTTGATGAAAAAAAATACTTACACCAAGTTGTGGCAGTGAAACAAAATGGAACAAAACTTTCGTTTAAAGATTTAGGGGAAGCGATTATGAATGGTGCAGAGTTGGGTGAAGAATGGAGAATTCATTTTCATGTTCCGATTTTTTTGGATTCTTATGGTGAGTTTTTGTCTACCCAAGAAGAATTGCTTACGGTTTTGAAGATGCAGAAACAATTCCCTTTTACAAATGTATTAGAAATTGAAACTTACACTTGGAATGTCCTTCCGACACCATTACAAATTTCTCTAGAATCCTCCATTATAAGAGAACTCGATTGGTTAAAAACAAATTTGAGTGAAAAGAAGAACTAA
- a CDS encoding alkaline phosphatase family protein — protein sequence MKQIKTKFQKTVVINIVGLSKSVISEHTPFLKQYLTSKNYTLIEPMLPGVTTSAQSTYLTGKWPSEHGIVGNGWYDRIDSEVKFWKQSNHLVYGEKLWEKAKKIDPKFTCSKMFWWYNMYSSADYSVTPRPQYHADGVKAPDCYSHPPELREELQKKFGAFPLFHFWGPNANIQSTKWIKNATLYVDEKYDPRLTLVYLPHLDYGLQKFGSNVSKLKKELSELDQIVKELVETYQKKNAKVILLSEYGISDVHTPIHINRILRENDLIQVRKERWYEHLDPGASRAFAVSDHQISHIYCKDGKSVELAKKIAKQIPGVELVLDKNEQKKYHIHHERSGDLVLVAKDGYWFTYYYWMNDKEAPDYARLVDIHRKPGYDPAELFLNPSQKFVKWKVIWTLIKKKLGFRYLMDVIPLDADLVRGSHGGFPKSPEFYPIFSAEIPLPKKNISAIKVYDFIWEQMTSEI from the coding sequence ATGAAACAAATAAAAACAAAATTCCAAAAAACCGTTGTCATCAATATAGTAGGGCTATCGAAATCTGTCATTTCAGAACACACTCCCTTTTTGAAACAATACCTCACATCAAAAAATTATACACTCATTGAACCAATGTTACCTGGCGTCACTACGAGTGCACAAAGTACCTACTTAACTGGAAAATGGCCAAGTGAACATGGAATTGTAGGAAATGGATGGTATGACCGGATCGATTCAGAAGTGAAATTTTGGAAACAATCCAATCATCTGGTTTATGGAGAAAAACTTTGGGAAAAAGCAAAAAAAATAGATCCAAAGTTTACGTGTTCCAAAATGTTTTGGTGGTACAATATGTACTCATCTGCAGATTATTCTGTAACACCGAGGCCACAATACCATGCAGATGGAGTCAAAGCACCAGATTGTTATTCCCATCCACCTGAATTAAGAGAAGAGCTACAAAAAAAATTTGGAGCTTTTCCTTTATTCCATTTTTGGGGACCAAATGCAAATATCCAATCTACAAAATGGATTAAAAACGCCACTCTGTATGTGGATGAAAAGTATGATCCTAGACTCACGTTAGTTTATTTACCCCATTTGGATTATGGGTTACAAAAGTTTGGTTCAAACGTTTCCAAACTTAAAAAAGAACTATCAGAACTGGATCAGATTGTTAAAGAGTTAGTGGAAACCTATCAAAAGAAAAATGCCAAAGTGATTTTACTTTCTGAATATGGAATTAGTGATGTTCACACGCCCATTCACATCAATCGTATTTTAAGAGAAAATGATTTGATACAAGTAAGAAAGGAACGTTGGTACGAACATTTAGACCCAGGTGCATCTCGAGCTTTTGCAGTTTCCGATCATCAAATCTCACATATATATTGTAAAGATGGAAAATCCGTAGAACTCGCAAAAAAAATCGCCAAACAAATACCAGGTGTTGAGTTAGTCCTAGATAAAAACGAACAAAAAAAATACCACATTCATCATGAAAGATCAGGGGATCTTGTTTTAGTCGCAAAAGACGGCTATTGGTTTACTTACTATTATTGGATGAACGACAAAGAAGCTCCAGATTACGCCCGCTTGGTGGACATCCACCGAAAACCTGGGTATGATCCCGCAGAACTCTTTTTAAACCCGAGTCAAAAATTTGTAAAATGGAAGGTAATTTGGACATTAATCAAGAAAAAACTTGGTTTTCGTTACTTAATGGATGTGATCCCTTTAGATGCAGACTTGGTAAGAGGTTCCCATGGTGGATTTCCAAAGAGTCCAGAATTTTACCCTATTTTTTCAGCAGAAATCCCTCTTCCTAAGAAAAATATTTCTGCTATAAAAGTGTACGATTTCATCTGGGAGCAGATGACTTCTGAGATTTAA
- a CDS encoding Crp/Fnr family transcriptional regulator produces MSVEDIKIVTYSKGAAIVVQNSVNTGNFFIVKSGRVSVDSEHIVVDHELAYYEAGDSFGLVSALTEHRFLVTLFADTDVELVQIPIRLLGSYLKERKELAMKILGLYSRELRTLQKHLSKANKPADREYHPERLVQNARTYLSWQKPNLAAYSLQAFLKWSKENNSTDNVQEASDLFRSVASSYKPFPWDNMQSTLEAGEVLFVESEKSNEIYVVLEGNVKLFGIVRGFEYVIDVLGPGEIFGEMSLIDNAPRMASAITETKSKILRVTPENLFESVGPSLLQKIFESIARRIWFSHQRLVILRLKTPVTRLYAYLYNSIRDQDIRLGRNLDVSLSTPHTIYIQMEELCNMCGIIKLKQESIDEFKADTNLVIEPNRITIKSRKRLEEKLGHFKSKEGQIVA; encoded by the coding sequence GTGTCCGTAGAAGATATCAAAATTGTAACATACTCGAAAGGGGCAGCCATTGTTGTCCAAAATTCCGTCAATACTGGGAATTTTTTCATCGTTAAATCGGGCCGAGTTTCGGTAGATTCCGAACACATCGTTGTTGACCATGAACTTGCTTATTATGAAGCGGGGGATAGTTTTGGTTTGGTTTCAGCACTCACTGAACATAGGTTCCTTGTCACATTATTTGCTGACACAGATGTAGAACTGGTGCAAATTCCAATCCGCTTACTTGGTTCTTACCTAAAAGAACGCAAAGAACTTGCGATGAAAATTTTAGGCCTTTATTCTAGAGAATTAAGAACCCTTCAGAAACATCTATCAAAAGCAAATAAACCAGCGGACCGTGAATACCATCCTGAACGATTGGTACAAAATGCACGGACTTATCTTTCTTGGCAAAAACCAAATCTTGCTGCTTATTCTCTGCAAGCCTTTCTCAAATGGTCCAAAGAAAACAATTCCACAGACAATGTACAAGAAGCATCCGACTTATTTAGGTCAGTTGCATCTTCCTACAAGCCATTTCCTTGGGACAATATGCAGTCTACTTTGGAAGCAGGCGAAGTTCTTTTTGTGGAAAGTGAAAAGAGTAATGAGATCTACGTTGTGTTAGAAGGGAATGTAAAACTATTTGGAATTGTACGTGGATTTGAATACGTCATCGATGTCCTAGGGCCTGGTGAGATTTTCGGTGAAATGTCCCTTATTGACAATGCTCCGAGGATGGCATCAGCGATCACAGAAACCAAGAGCAAAATCCTAAGAGTGACTCCAGAGAATTTATTCGAGTCAGTTGGGCCGTCTTTACTGCAAAAGATTTTTGAAAGTATTGCACGGCGCATTTGGTTTTCCCACCAAAGACTGGTCATATTACGTTTGAAAACACCAGTCACCAGACTATACGCATATTTGTACAATTCAATCCGTGACCAGGACATTCGACTCGGCCGAAATTTAGATGTAAGTTTATCCACTCCGCATACGATTTATATCCAGATGGAAGAGTTGTGTAATATGTGTGGGATCATCAAATTAAAACAGGAAAGTATCGATGAATTCAAAGCGGATACAAACCTAGTCATCGAACCCAACCGCATTACCATCAAAAGCAGAAAACGTTTGGAAGAAAAATTGGGCCACTTCAAATCAAAAGAGGGACAAATTGTTGCTTAA
- a CDS encoding DoxX family membrane protein, translating to MKKFFVYSLALFYIVAGTNHFFSPEFYLEMMPDYLPFHELLNVTSGLSEITLGLLVLYERMRKLACYGLILLLLAIYPANINMLLEALDGKDFGVPIWALYVRLPFQFLFIYWAWAVRDFKLSEST from the coding sequence ATGAAAAAGTTTTTCGTGTATTCCCTTGCTCTGTTTTATATAGTCGCAGGCACAAACCATTTCTTCTCTCCTGAGTTTTACCTGGAAATGATGCCTGACTATTTACCTTTTCACGAATTACTCAATGTCACCAGTGGACTTTCTGAAATCACATTAGGCCTACTCGTTTTATACGAACGAATGAGAAAATTGGCATGTTATGGACTCATCCTTCTACTCCTCGCGATTTACCCTGCAAATATCAATATGTTATTGGAAGCGTTAGACGGAAAGGACTTTGGAGTTCCGATTTGGGCATTATATGTTAGGTTACCATTCCAATTTTTGTTTATTTATTGGGCATGGGCCGTTCGTGATTTCAAATTGTCTGAATCTACATAA
- a CDS encoding ArsR family transcriptional regulator, which translates to MTKDLKRKPKESPKKIGQWTFLSNHAHVLICLSKDPEMRLKDVAVLVGITERAVQTIVKDLVDASVLQKSKDGRRNQYIIQTDQKLRHPVEANHTISELLKLGK; encoded by the coding sequence ATGACAAAAGACTTAAAACGGAAACCAAAAGAAAGTCCTAAAAAAATTGGACAATGGACGTTTTTATCAAATCATGCTCACGTACTCATTTGTTTGAGTAAAGACCCCGAAATGCGTCTGAAGGATGTAGCAGTGCTTGTTGGGATTACGGAAAGAGCTGTACAAACCATCGTGAAAGACTTAGTGGATGCGTCTGTATTACAGAAAAGTAAAGATGGGCGTCGGAATCAATACATCATCCAAACGGATCAGAAACTGAGACACCCTGTCGAAGCCAATCACACTATCTCCGAACTTTTGAAATTAGGAAAGTAA
- a CDS encoding ketopantoate reductase family protein has product MNDGYPSIAICGIGSVTVTIIHAFHQNKVPYTILCKDQKRLFSLQEKPVQFKGPNGDTTEINLKDHLTLVQDNTETFDYIILGCKNQLLNEYLTLTKNHLKPNGKWILIQNGLPEEHFQDLKNKIISGVVGWNTQVLESGIYFQSNPGSLVLGGSDETKPNSIWKKSLEPWIDVVLTEHITGFRWHKLAINSIINGLAASKQLSLGQLFLIKKGRDQAITVLTEIKELMSKLQIKEGVVPGSFPIQKLGGGKGSLPLWIRHLVLILLGLKYFKIRTSMVQDLDHKRKTEIEFINGEVVNEAIKIGLPVPTNERIVKEVLKIESEFPS; this is encoded by the coding sequence ATGAACGATGGATATCCTTCAATTGCAATTTGTGGAATTGGCTCAGTTACAGTAACCATAATACATGCCTTTCACCAAAACAAAGTTCCTTATACAATCCTTTGCAAAGACCAAAAGAGACTTTTTTCCTTACAAGAAAAACCTGTCCAATTTAAGGGACCAAATGGTGATACAACCGAAATAAACTTAAAAGACCATTTAACATTGGTTCAAGACAACACTGAAACATTTGACTACATCATATTAGGTTGCAAAAATCAATTATTAAACGAATACCTTACACTTACAAAAAACCATTTAAAACCAAATGGGAAATGGATCTTAATTCAAAACGGCTTACCCGAAGAACATTTTCAGGATCTTAAAAACAAAATCATTTCAGGAGTTGTTGGATGGAACACACAAGTGTTAGAAAGTGGAATCTACTTTCAATCCAATCCGGGTAGTTTAGTACTTGGTGGTTCGGACGAAACCAAACCAAATTCGATTTGGAAAAAGTCTCTAGAACCTTGGATCGACGTTGTGCTCACTGAGCACATTACCGGGTTTAGGTGGCATAAACTCGCTATCAATTCCATCATCAATGGACTCGCTGCTTCCAAACAATTGAGTTTGGGACAGTTATTTCTAATCAAAAAAGGGAGGGACCAAGCAATCACAGTTCTAACTGAAATCAAAGAGCTGATGTCCAAGTTGCAGATTAAAGAAGGAGTGGTTCCTGGTTCCTTTCCCATTCAAAAACTTGGTGGTGGAAAAGGATCCTTGCCCCTTTGGATTCGGCATTTGGTTCTTATCCTTTTAGGTTTAAAGTATTTCAAAATCAGAACATCAATGGTCCAGGACTTAGATCATAAACGAAAAACAGAAATTGAATTTATCAATGGCGAAGTCGTAAATGAGGCAATCAAAATCGGATTACCAGTTCCAACGAATGAAAGGATTGTGAAGGAAGTATTGAAGATAGAAAGTGAATTCCCATCGTAA
- a CDS encoding LIC11742 family lipoprotein produces MKKILIRILPLLLVGSVIGNCVYSELRTPGLAANMTQYVMNSDDYQIIGPVETQGEFVTWFLVVLTGETGYSDLLKQAREKGGDDIINYRFEIRQKSILLVVWNRVIWNASAIAIKYRDKIKK; encoded by the coding sequence ATGAAAAAGATTCTGATTCGTATTTTACCATTGTTGTTAGTTGGTTCCGTAATTGGGAATTGTGTTTACTCAGAGTTACGTACTCCGGGACTTGCAGCGAACATGACTCAGTATGTTATGAATTCTGATGATTACCAAATCATTGGTCCAGTGGAAACCCAAGGTGAATTTGTAACTTGGTTTTTAGTGGTTTTAACAGGTGAAACTGGTTACAGTGATTTATTAAAACAAGCGAGAGAAAAAGGTGGAGATGATATCATCAACTATCGATTTGAAATTAGACAAAAAAGTATTTTGCTTGTTGTTTGGAATCGAGTGATTTGGAATGCATCTGCAATTGCGATCAAATACAGAGACAAAATTAAAAAATAA
- the perRA gene encoding peroxide-responsive transcriptional repressor PerRA gives MDLSYQKTKELLESHGIRPTSQRLEMAHLLLEKHQHLFAEEVFHLVNTHFPHASRATIFNNLKLFAEKGLLGTLELKSGVTHFDSNTGVHHHALDESSGEIVDIELNDSLEEKVLKELKESYFQKTGKELQNAKLVITLRGK, from the coding sequence ATGGATTTAAGTTACCAAAAAACAAAGGAACTTTTGGAATCACACGGAATACGTCCCACTTCCCAACGTTTGGAAATGGCCCACCTACTCCTTGAGAAGCACCAACATTTGTTTGCCGAAGAAGTTTTCCATTTGGTGAATACTCACTTTCCCCATGCGTCACGGGCGACCATTTTTAATAACCTTAAGTTATTCGCTGAAAAAGGTTTGCTTGGTACGTTAGAACTGAAGTCGGGAGTCACTCATTTTGATTCGAATACTGGTGTCCACCACCATGCTCTGGACGAATCTTCCGGAGAGATTGTAGACATTGAACTCAATGATTCCTTGGAAGAAAAGGTTCTCAAAGAATTAAAGGAAAGTTACTTTCAGAAAACTGGAAAAGAACTTCAGAATGCAAAACTTGTCATCACCTTAAGAGGGAAATAA
- a CDS encoding PP2C family protein-serine/threonine phosphatase encodes MMKYLLFVSLFSVSLSAEMIPLESGWTFQLDGETNPKQIQVGIPLVEQGYKVPLKGKYHLTIPITKLPESSLSVYLDRVHSADQTFWNGELIGKTGGLSPNYYAYWHKVRYYEIPNSIVLLGDNHLEVKIECRETQFRCGLFRSTPMFGTQNEIKDKMIYEDVNQIVMAALFFGIFLQQAIGYALNRSSKSGLYLAGTAIFFVCWRLPALNKIHFLGINPEVLVRLLFFCQFIFPVFIMLFVHTLFERRITKIAFLTFFFDSILALIQLFELNPDVRFYFVYVWYILLGIKVPILVQLLARNYNKTPEAIVVSLGALLATFFGIADVLTDFITGKNAYLTQYGILTFLFSGVLAIALQSSRTKRELRNLNESLEMIVTLRTQELQKQYKLLHDDLVMAASLQSKLIPPMEFQYQTLNVASMFMPMEKIGGDYFDYYIHEDGSLTFLLCDVLGHGIAAALIAGMLKVNFLEIAPKIKDPSQFLNELNLKMLPVVEKNYITAVASHFDLKNQVFQYSVMGHPSPFHLNRKENTLEALGGRGPIMGWKKDVFLETFTQPLLPGDRYFFYTDGITESHNRTKEMFGEARLRSQLLEGIVLSPKELNEKIKSEIKKFTFRLSDDVTYFTIDFL; translated from the coding sequence ATGATGAAGTACCTTTTGTTTGTATCCTTGTTTAGTGTTTCCCTTTCGGCGGAAATGATTCCATTAGAATCAGGTTGGACATTCCAATTAGATGGTGAAACCAATCCCAAACAAATTCAGGTAGGAATTCCACTTGTGGAACAAGGTTATAAAGTTCCTCTGAAAGGAAAATACCACCTAACAATTCCCATCACAAAATTACCAGAATCCTCATTATCAGTGTATTTAGATCGTGTCCATTCCGCAGACCAAACTTTTTGGAATGGAGAACTTATTGGTAAGACCGGCGGTTTGTCACCAAATTATTATGCGTATTGGCATAAGGTTCGTTATTATGAAATTCCAAATTCAATTGTATTGTTAGGTGATAATCATCTTGAAGTAAAAATTGAATGTAGGGAAACCCAATTCCGTTGTGGATTGTTCAGGTCAACTCCAATGTTTGGAACTCAAAATGAGATCAAAGACAAAATGATTTATGAGGATGTAAATCAGATTGTGATGGCTGCCTTGTTTTTCGGAATTTTTTTACAACAAGCCATTGGGTATGCTTTAAATCGGTCATCTAAATCAGGATTGTATCTTGCGGGAACTGCAATTTTTTTTGTCTGTTGGCGTTTGCCTGCTTTAAACAAAATTCACTTTTTAGGGATCAATCCTGAAGTATTGGTTAGGTTACTTTTCTTTTGCCAATTTATCTTTCCCGTGTTTATCATGTTATTCGTTCATACCTTATTTGAACGAAGGATAACAAAGATTGCATTCCTTACATTTTTTTTCGATTCAATTTTAGCATTGATTCAACTATTTGAACTCAATCCAGACGTTAGATTCTATTTTGTGTATGTTTGGTATATTTTACTTGGAATTAAAGTACCAATTTTAGTCCAACTCTTAGCCCGAAATTATAATAAAACACCAGAAGCGATAGTTGTGTCTTTAGGTGCTCTACTAGCTACTTTTTTTGGAATTGCAGATGTATTAACAGACTTCATTACAGGAAAAAATGCATACTTAACCCAATATGGTATATTAACCTTTTTATTTTCTGGAGTTCTTGCCATTGCCTTACAAAGTTCGAGAACTAAAAGAGAGTTACGTAATTTAAATGAATCCTTGGAGATGATTGTTACTCTCAGAACACAAGAATTACAAAAACAATATAAACTTTTGCATGATGATCTTGTGATGGCAGCAAGTCTGCAATCCAAGTTAATTCCACCCATGGAATTTCAATACCAAACATTGAATGTCGCCTCTATGTTTATGCCTATGGAAAAGATCGGTGGGGATTATTTTGATTACTACATTCATGAAGACGGTTCGCTTACTTTTTTGTTATGCGATGTTTTAGGGCATGGAATAGCTGCTGCCCTTATCGCAGGTATGCTCAAAGTTAATTTTCTGGAAATTGCCCCAAAAATCAAAGATCCATCTCAATTTTTAAATGAATTAAATTTAAAGATGTTACCAGTTGTTGAGAAAAACTACATCACAGCAGTGGCAAGTCATTTTGATCTGAAAAATCAAGTGTTTCAGTATTCTGTTATGGGGCATCCAAGTCCATTCCACCTAAATCGAAAGGAAAACACGTTAGAGGCATTAGGTGGTCGTGGGCCAATCATGGGTTGGAAAAAGGATGTGTTTTTAGAAACATTTACACAGCCATTGTTACCTGGAGATCGATACTTTTTTTATACGGATGGAATTACAGAAAGTCATAACCGAACAAAGGAAATGTTCGGAGAAGCCCGATTACGATCGCAACTTTTAGAAGGAATTGTATTAAGTCCTAAGGAACTAAACGAAAAAATCAAATCAGAAATCAAAAAATTTACTTTTCGATTGTCAGATGATGTAACTTACTTTACGATCGATTTCCTATGA
- a CDS encoding sensor histidine kinase, which translates to MKLVFQKIGLRYLLNLGVNHQLDLQTSVRVQLANLIAILGILSNIQYSILFVIAGAPNVWIMNCIHLSVITIFSYILYLNFKEQYSLARILLIFTISIPLVFVSFISFGNSGGFYYYFLVFALAPFVLFSYEDKFWILLVFLTNNLFYIWFEFFGTPGKFQEGTLLYDPKIQELFRVNSVVSCLFFVALIMFYFLRNTNRIQQEMIRTNQHKDRIFSILAHDLKGPIGTMNSYLGFLNETLPDREELLVALRELKKSTNQSYLVLENLLDWVRNESKKIPTHLEFINLYTVTQNAKDILELQATDKGIQWQIQLSDPLMVYCDERMISTVLRNLFSNAIKFSHPKGTVTITSVTGPKYLDLSIVDMGIGMSKEQIRQIGEGKPFPTAFGTQGEKGTGLGLLVCTEMLRNQGCTMNVTSSTNHGTKITIRIPNSP; encoded by the coding sequence ATGAAATTGGTTTTCCAAAAAATTGGGTTACGTTATTTGCTCAACTTAGGAGTGAATCACCAATTGGACCTTCAAACTTCGGTTAGGGTGCAGTTGGCAAATTTAATTGCCATTTTGGGAATTTTATCCAATATCCAATACTCAATATTGTTCGTCATCGCTGGTGCACCGAATGTTTGGATCATGAACTGCATTCATCTTTCGGTGATTACTATATTTTCTTATATTCTATATTTGAATTTTAAGGAACAGTATTCACTTGCTAGGATTTTATTAATTTTTACAATTTCAATTCCATTGGTATTTGTTTCTTTTATTAGTTTTGGAAATTCGGGTGGTTTTTATTATTATTTTTTGGTATTTGCTTTAGCACCGTTTGTATTATTCTCTTATGAAGATAAGTTTTGGATCCTTCTTGTATTTCTGACTAATAATCTGTTTTATATTTGGTTTGAATTTTTTGGAACACCAGGAAAATTCCAAGAAGGCACATTACTCTATGATCCTAAAATCCAGGAATTGTTCCGAGTCAATTCGGTTGTATCTTGTTTATTCTTTGTTGCCCTTATCATGTTTTATTTTTTAAGAAACACGAATCGTATCCAACAAGAGATGATACGAACGAACCAACATAAAGATCGAATTTTTTCGATTTTAGCACATGACTTAAAAGGTCCGATCGGAACGATGAATTCCTATTTAGGATTTTTAAACGAAACATTACCAGATCGTGAAGAATTACTAGTGGCACTTAGAGAATTAAAAAAAAGTACAAATCAATCTTACTTAGTCTTGGAAAATTTACTTGATTGGGTAAGGAATGAATCCAAAAAAATTCCCACTCATTTGGAATTCATCAACTTATATACTGTGACCCAAAATGCAAAAGATATTTTGGAATTACAAGCTACAGATAAGGGAATCCAATGGCAGATCCAACTTTCAGATCCATTAATGGTCTATTGTGATGAGAGAATGATTAGCACAGTCTTACGAAATTTATTTTCCAATGCGATTAAATTTTCTCATCCCAAAGGTACTGTTACCATCACCAGTGTAACTGGACCAAAATATCTAGACTTGAGTATTGTCGACATGGGAATTGGAATGTCTAAGGAACAAATCCGGCAAATTGGAGAAGGGAAACCATTTCCAACAGCATTTGGAACCCAAGGTGAAAAAGGAACTGGGCTTGGCCTTTTAGTTTGTACTGAAATGTTACGGAACCAAGGATGTACGATGAATGTGACAAGTTCAACAAATCATGGGACAAAAATCACGATTAGAATTCCTAACTCACCGTAA